The following DNA comes from Holophagaceae bacterium.
GCTTGGCCCGGTCCAGGATCCGCTCCACCCGTTGGTCGTTCACATCATGTCCATTCATCTCGAGCCAGTAGACGACATTGCTGTGGCCCGCGACGGGGCCGATCTCGATTTCCTGCCGGCGGCCCACCAGGCTGGCGGGAACCGCGCTGTAGACCGCGTCCGCGAGCTGGGCATCGCCGCGCGTGAGCGCCTTCACGATGGCCGCGGCATGGACTCCGGTGCCCGTGCGGAAGGCGTCGCGGCCCAGCACCGGATAGTTGGCCGGAATCTCGACATCGCAAAGCTCCGCCACGCGTTCGCCCAGGGCCGGCAAGTCCGTGAGATCGCCCTCCCAATACCCCATCAGGATGAGGTTCATCATCAGCTGGTCCAGGGCCACATTGCCGCAGCGCTCGCCGATGCCGAGGATCGTTCCATGGAGCCGGTCCGCGCCGGCCTCGAAGGCCGCGATGGCATTCGCCACGCCGAGGCCCCGATCGTTGTGGCCATGCCAGTCCACGCGGATCCGCCGTCCTTCGAGCACTTCCTCGCGGATGAACCGGACGAGGTTGCGGACGCCTTCGGGGGTGGCGTGGCCGCAGGTGTCGGAAAGGCAGATGGCTTCGGCGCCTTCGTCCAGCGCCGCTCGGTAGATGGCCTTCAGGACTTCCGGATTGGCCCTGGTCGTGTCCTCCGTGACCATCATCATGGGAATGGAATGCAGGCGGCAGAAAATGGCTGCGCTGCGCACGGTCTGGACCAGGAAGGCCGCGTCCCAGCCCTCCACGTCCATCCGCACCGGACTGGAACC
Coding sequences within:
- a CDS encoding 2-isopropylmalate synthase; this encodes MNWPPLIHDWNRAGRAPASLDGRVPLLLDETLRDGLQSPSVRDPEISAKRDLLHRLSKLGIHSVDLGMPGAGPKASAAVKALLFEIRDHRLPISPNAAVRTLEADLVHVAEIQQKVGIPLEVGAFLGSSPVRMDVEGWDAAFLVQTVRSAAIFCRLHSIPMMMVTEDTTRANPEVLKAIYRAALDEGAEAICLSDTCGHATPEGVRNLVRFIREEVLEGRRIRVDWHGHNDRGLGVANAIAAFEAGADRLHGTILGIGERCGNVALDQLMMNLILMGYWEGDLTDLPALGERVAELCDVEIPANYPVLGRDAFRTGTGVHAAAIVKALTRGDAQLADAVYSAVPASLVGRRQEIEIGPVAGHSNVVYWLEMNGHDVNDQRVERILDRAKRGNRILTDAEIEALL